In Pseudoduganella albidiflava, a single window of DNA contains:
- a CDS encoding DUF3309 domain-containing protein codes for MGTILLIILVLVLIGALPTWPHSRNWGYAPSGIAGLIVVVLLIMLLTGRL; via the coding sequence ATGGGCACCATTCTCTTGATCATTCTGGTACTCGTTCTGATCGGCGCACTGCCGACCTGGCCGCACAGCAGGAACTGGGGCTACGCGCCCAGCGGCATCGCCGGCCTGATTGTCGTCGTGCTGCTGATCATGCTGCTGACAGGCAGGCTGTAA
- a CDS encoding YihY/virulence factor BrkB family protein has protein sequence MNWRKFPHIAKKVPNLLYCALMEWFDHRGSSKGAALAFYTLFSLAPILVLVIAIAGIFYGKEAAQGELFAQLRGMVGAQGAEAIQLILAGAHNEEEGKIATLIAGALLLFGATSVFAELKASLDEVWQLPPVTDNTVWDTIRTRLLSFGLVLALGFLLLTSLVVSAALEIFQRFWNRYWPDATVLITVLNHTISFLVIAAMFGVIYKLLPRIQLAWQDVIIGAIGTAIMFMIGKFGIGAYIGNSGVASSFGAAGSTIALLLWVYYSAQIFFLGAEFARQYALQIGSLKHHPRDENGKLKVKAK, from the coding sequence ATGAACTGGAGAAAGTTCCCCCATATCGCCAAGAAGGTCCCCAACCTGCTGTATTGCGCGCTGATGGAATGGTTCGACCACCGCGGCAGCAGCAAGGGTGCGGCGCTGGCGTTCTATACGCTGTTCTCGCTCGCTCCGATCCTGGTGCTCGTGATCGCGATCGCCGGCATTTTCTATGGCAAGGAAGCCGCCCAGGGCGAGCTGTTCGCGCAACTGCGCGGCATGGTCGGCGCACAGGGCGCGGAAGCGATCCAGCTGATCCTGGCCGGCGCGCACAACGAGGAAGAAGGCAAGATCGCCACGCTGATCGCCGGCGCTTTGCTGCTGTTCGGCGCCACCAGCGTGTTCGCCGAGCTGAAGGCGAGCCTGGACGAAGTCTGGCAACTGCCGCCGGTGACCGACAATACCGTGTGGGACACGATCCGCACGCGGCTGCTGTCGTTCGGGCTGGTGCTGGCTTTGGGTTTCCTGCTGCTGACGTCGCTCGTGGTCAGCGCCGCGCTGGAAATCTTCCAGCGTTTCTGGAACCGCTACTGGCCGGACGCGACGGTGCTGATCACCGTGCTGAACCACACCATCAGCTTCCTCGTGATCGCCGCCATGTTCGGCGTGATCTACAAGCTGCTGCCGCGCATCCAGCTGGCCTGGCAAGACGTGATCATCGGCGCGATCGGCACCGCCATCATGTTCATGATCGGCAAGTTCGGCATCGGCGCCTATATCGGCAACAGCGGCGTGGCCAGCAGCTTCGGTGCCGCCGGCTCCACGATCGCGCTGCTGCTGTGGGTGTATTACTCGGCGCAGATCTTCTTCCTCGGTGCCGAGTTCGCCCGCCAGTACGCGCTGCAGATCGGCAGCCTGAAGCATCATCCGCGCGATGAAAACGGCAAGCTGAAGGTGAAGGCGAAGTAG
- a CDS encoding phage holin family protein, giving the protein MEHSEHTEPRAPGLIGSLSGLVKNALRLVLSRLELALAELSEARDHLIRLAVLFALSILAAWFAIAFGTATLVFLLWDALGWKILLILAVVFVVIAYLLVKAAMAKVRNGSLALPATMAELKADRDMLL; this is encoded by the coding sequence ATGGAGCACTCCGAGCATACCGAACCGCGCGCTCCCGGCCTGATCGGTTCGTTGTCGGGATTGGTCAAGAACGCCTTGCGTCTTGTCCTGTCCCGCCTCGAACTGGCACTGGCGGAACTGTCGGAAGCCCGCGACCATCTCATCCGGCTGGCGGTGCTGTTCGCGCTGTCGATCCTGGCGGCATGGTTCGCGATCGCTTTCGGCACCGCGACACTGGTCTTCCTGCTGTGGGATGCGCTGGGCTGGAAGATCCTGCTGATCCTTGCCGTGGTCTTCGTGGTGATTGCCTACCTTCTCGTGAAGGCGGCGATGGCCAAGGTCCGCAACGGCTCGCTGGCGCTGCCGGCGACGATGGCGGAACTGAAGGCCGACCGCGACATGCTGTTGTGA
- a CDS encoding BON domain-containing protein, whose protein sequence is MIAKKFVAQKIATAVFTAATVFTVVGCAGSATKEGTGEYIDDAVITTKVKSSIFNEPTLKATEINVETFKGTVQLSGFVAQPGDITKAGEIARGVKGVQSVKNDIRVK, encoded by the coding sequence ATGATCGCTAAAAAATTCGTCGCTCAAAAAATCGCCACTGCCGTCTTCACCGCCGCCACCGTGTTCACCGTTGTCGGCTGCGCCGGCTCGGCCACCAAGGAAGGCACCGGCGAATACATCGACGACGCCGTCATCACCACCAAGGTGAAGTCGTCGATCTTCAACGAGCCGACCCTGAAAGCCACCGAGATCAACGTGGAAACGTTCAAGGGCACCGTGCAGCTGTCCGGCTTCGTGGCCCAGCCGGGTGACATCACCAAGGCCGGCGAGATCGCCCGCGGCGTGAAGGGCGTGCAGTCGGTGAAGAACGACATCCGCGTCAAGTAA
- a CDS encoding OmpA family protein, whose translation MSTSPMTRKLTPLLVSLAIALSACSSTPLTTSTLDQARSDYVAAQSNSAVSQYAVREFNEATAALNAANNAASERESIEKVDQLAYVAKQKIATAQEVARARKAEVDLKQSAQEREQVRLQARTAEAEAARRSAEQAQAEAEAARARAEQANAATQSAQAQTQALAAQLAELQAKQTERGTIITLGDVLFNVDQAVLTSGGQATVQKLATVLRENTDRTVLIEGFTDSTGSTAHNLELSQRRAEAVRSALSQAGIDRSRVEVRGYGEAYPVAGNETAGDRQLNRRVEIVLSEPGKPIQARR comes from the coding sequence ATGAGCACAAGCCCAATGACGCGCAAGCTGACGCCCCTGCTGGTGTCGCTGGCCATCGCCCTGTCCGCCTGCAGCTCCACGCCGCTGACCACCAGCACGCTGGACCAGGCCCGCAGCGATTACGTGGCGGCGCAGAGCAACAGCGCCGTGTCGCAATACGCGGTGCGCGAGTTCAACGAAGCCACCGCGGCACTGAATGCCGCCAACAATGCCGCTTCCGAGCGCGAAAGCATCGAGAAGGTCGACCAGCTGGCCTATGTGGCCAAGCAGAAGATCGCCACCGCGCAGGAAGTGGCGCGTGCCCGCAAGGCCGAAGTGGACCTGAAGCAGTCGGCCCAGGAGCGCGAGCAGGTGCGCCTGCAGGCCCGCACCGCCGAGGCCGAAGCGGCCAGGCGCTCGGCCGAACAGGCACAGGCCGAAGCGGAAGCGGCGCGTGCCCGCGCCGAGCAGGCCAACGCCGCCACCCAGAGTGCCCAGGCACAGACCCAGGCCCTGGCGGCGCAACTGGCCGAACTGCAGGCCAAGCAAACCGAGCGCGGCACCATCATCACGCTGGGCGACGTGCTGTTCAATGTCGACCAGGCCGTGCTCACGTCCGGCGGCCAGGCCACCGTGCAGAAGCTCGCCACGGTGCTGCGCGAGAACACCGACCGTACCGTGCTGATCGAAGGTTTCACCGACAGCACCGGTTCCACCGCCCACAACCTGGAACTGTCGCAGCGCCGCGCCGAAGCGGTGCGCAGCGCGCTGTCGCAAGCGGGCATCGACCGTTCGCGCGTGGAAGTGCGCGGCTATGGCGAAGCCTACCCGGTGGCCGGCAATGAAACGGCGGGCGACCGCCAGCTGAACCGCCGTGTCGAGATCGTGCTGTCCGAACCGGGCAAGCCGATCCAGGCACGTCGCTGA
- a CDS encoding ferritin-like domain-containing protein: MSETTPTQASGIDTAAIRAAAQNLSDGAVTAGYKGDREAVLKMLNDALATELVCINRYKRHYYTVSGKNNSAVKAEFLEHAGEEEKHADWLAERIVQLNGAPDYNPATLHERSHAEYDDSLEVQSMVRANLIAERVAIEAYRQMIEKIGDTDPVTTQLLVKIMAEEEEHADDMRDLLE, encoded by the coding sequence ATGTCCGAAACGACCCCCACCCAGGCCAGCGGTATCGATACCGCGGCCATCCGCGCCGCCGCACAGAACCTGTCGGACGGCGCGGTCACGGCAGGCTACAAGGGCGACCGCGAAGCCGTGCTGAAGATGCTGAACGACGCGCTCGCAACCGAGCTCGTCTGCATCAACCGCTACAAGCGGCATTACTACACCGTCAGCGGCAAGAACAATTCGGCGGTCAAGGCCGAGTTCCTCGAACACGCCGGCGAAGAAGAAAAGCATGCCGACTGGCTGGCCGAGCGCATCGTGCAGCTGAACGGCGCGCCCGACTACAACCCGGCCACGCTGCACGAACGCAGCCATGCCGAATATGACGATTCGCTCGAGGTGCAATCGATGGTCCGCGCCAACCTGATCGCCGAGCGCGTGGCCATCGAAGCTTACCGGCAGATGATCGAAAAGATCGGCGACACCGATCCCGTCACCACGCAGCTGCTGGTCAAGATCATGGCCGAGGAAGAAGAGCACGCGGATGACATGCGGGATCTGCTCGAGTGA
- a CDS encoding AI-2E family transporter, with the protein MDRPHIVSQEPAAPAEQAPEGGEHASKLQLPLHVHAKGLALGIIATVAFLYALQWGRNFLVPLLLGIFIAYTLNPLVNWLERLHVKRIIGATLVTGAIFGGSVVVIDKVHGEFQNIVEELPTITHKLSRLLASTTGSSTSTISRIQAVANEIEQVTAGSSARRAAKRQQEATVAAATANTGGIRVMDWVWVSARGLVGFLSQATMVIFLVFFLLLSGDTFKRKLVKLTGPSLTKKKITVHILEDINTSIQAYMFMLLVTNVLLALLMWIALRAIGLENAGAWAIVAGLLHIMPYFGPLLITSATGLVAFLQFESLQMVLLVTGASLGIATLVGTFVTTWMTGRIARMNAAAVFVSLLFWGWLWGVWGLLLGVPVIVIVKVVAERVEGMEIVAELLGE; encoded by the coding sequence ATGGACCGTCCGCACATCGTTTCCCAGGAGCCGGCTGCACCGGCCGAGCAAGCACCGGAAGGCGGCGAGCACGCGTCCAAGCTGCAGTTACCCCTGCATGTGCATGCCAAGGGGCTGGCGCTGGGCATCATCGCCACCGTCGCCTTCCTGTATGCGCTGCAGTGGGGCAGGAACTTCCTGGTTCCCCTGTTGTTGGGAATCTTCATCGCATACACCCTCAATCCCCTCGTCAACTGGCTCGAACGCCTGCACGTCAAGCGCATCATCGGCGCCACGCTGGTGACCGGCGCGATCTTCGGCGGCTCCGTCGTCGTCATCGACAAGGTGCATGGCGAATTCCAGAACATCGTCGAGGAATTGCCGACCATTACCCATAAGCTTTCCCGCCTGCTCGCCTCCACCACGGGGTCCAGCACCAGCACCATCTCGCGCATCCAGGCCGTGGCCAACGAAATCGAGCAGGTCACCGCGGGCAGCAGCGCGCGGCGCGCCGCCAAGCGGCAGCAGGAGGCCACCGTGGCCGCCGCCACCGCCAATACCGGCGGGATCCGCGTGATGGACTGGGTGTGGGTCAGCGCACGCGGGCTGGTCGGTTTCCTCTCGCAGGCGACGATGGTGATCTTCCTGGTGTTCTTCCTGCTGCTGTCGGGCGACACGTTCAAGCGCAAGCTCGTCAAGCTGACCGGGCCTTCGCTGACGAAGAAGAAGATCACCGTGCACATCCTGGAAGACATCAACACGTCGATCCAGGCCTACATGTTCATGCTGCTGGTGACCAATGTGCTGCTGGCGCTGCTGATGTGGATCGCGCTGCGCGCCATCGGCCTGGAGAACGCCGGCGCCTGGGCCATCGTGGCCGGGCTGCTGCACATCATGCCGTACTTCGGGCCGCTGCTGATCACCAGCGCCACCGGCCTGGTCGCCTTCCTGCAATTCGAATCGCTGCAGATGGTGCTGCTCGTGACCGGCGCGTCGCTCGGCATCGCCACGCTGGTCGGCACCTTCGTCACCACCTGGATGACGGGCCGCATCGCCCGCATGAACGCCGCCGCCGTCTTCGTCAGCCTGCTGTTCTGGGGCTGGCTGTGGGGCGTGTGGGGGCTGCTGCTGGGCGTGCCCGTGATCGTGATCGTCAAGGTGGTCGCCGAGCGGGTGGAGGGGATGGAGATCGTCGCCGAACTGCTGGGCGAGTAG
- a CDS encoding OmpA family protein — protein MNKSNKIAIAAALLCASFAASAQDAVINPNWYIQPSVNAMKPDSDWATDKTGYGGGLKFGKPLSENWDIQLGYTYARSSENGARYQQETLGVDFLYLFSRKTFRPFVLVGLGAQRDKENPFRSLAEPQRTSPYVSAGLGFQSVINDRWSFQADVRSVYGFIGSDDFRHDRSNNVYATVGFNYALGPSPQPSAPPAPPPVAAAEPAPVAPPPPPPPPARFEKVTMSATELFEFDSAKLRGEQPKLDDIARVLTENPSLTGITISGHTDRIGSEKYNQTLSEKRAAAAKEYLVGKGIAADRLTTEGKGESQPIVQCNDKKRSDLIKCLEPNRRVEVEQITIERRVN, from the coding sequence GTGAATAAATCCAACAAGATCGCAATCGCCGCAGCCCTGCTGTGCGCTTCCTTCGCCGCCTCGGCGCAGGATGCCGTCATCAATCCGAACTGGTACATCCAGCCCAGCGTCAACGCCATGAAACCAGACTCCGACTGGGCGACCGACAAGACCGGCTATGGTGGCGGCCTGAAGTTCGGTAAGCCGCTGTCGGAAAACTGGGATATCCAGTTGGGTTACACCTACGCCCGCTCCAGCGAGAACGGCGCGCGCTACCAGCAAGAAACGCTGGGTGTCGACTTCCTGTACCTGTTCTCGCGCAAGACCTTCCGCCCGTTCGTGCTGGTCGGCCTCGGTGCCCAGCGCGACAAGGAAAACCCGTTCCGCAGCCTGGCCGAACCGCAGCGTACCTCGCCGTACGTGTCGGCCGGCCTGGGCTTCCAGTCCGTCATCAACGACCGCTGGTCGTTCCAGGCGGATGTGCGCAGTGTGTACGGCTTCATCGGCAGCGACGACTTCCGTCACGACCGTTCGAACAACGTCTACGCCACCGTGGGCTTCAACTACGCGCTGGGCCCGTCGCCGCAGCCATCGGCACCACCGGCACCGCCGCCAGTAGCCGCTGCTGAACCGGCACCGGTCGCTCCGCCGCCACCGCCACCACCACCGGCACGCTTCGAGAAGGTCACGATGTCGGCCACCGAACTGTTCGAGTTCGACAGCGCCAAGCTGCGCGGCGAACAGCCGAAGCTCGATGACATCGCGCGCGTGCTGACCGAGAACCCGAGCCTGACGGGCATCACGATCTCCGGCCACACCGACCGTATCGGTTCCGAGAAGTACAACCAGACGCTGTCGGAAAAACGCGCCGCCGCCGCCAAGGAATACCTGGTCGGCAAGGGCATCGCCGCCGACCGCCTGACCACCGAAGGCAAGGGCGAATCCCAGCCGATCGTCCAGTGCAACGACAAGAAGCGCTCGGACCTGATCAAGTGCCTGGAACCGAACCGCCGCGTCGAAGTCGAGCAGATCACGATCGAACGTCGCGTGAACTGA
- a CDS encoding DUF883 family protein, which produces MLENNISTVNNDVKTLVKDAQALFTAATALTGEKAEELRGRGMRALDSALAKAQDAQVKAVETGKQVAASTDVYVKENPWRSIAVAAGVGLLVGVILGRK; this is translated from the coding sequence ATGCTGGAAAATAACATCAGTACCGTCAACAACGACGTGAAAACCCTGGTCAAAGACGCGCAAGCCCTGTTCACTGCCGCCACCGCACTGACTGGCGAAAAGGCGGAAGAACTGCGCGGCCGCGGCATGCGCGCGCTGGATTCGGCGCTGGCCAAAGCCCAGGATGCACAGGTGAAGGCGGTTGAAACCGGCAAGCAGGTCGCCGCCAGCACCGATGTGTATGTGAAGGAAAACCCATGGCGTTCGATCGCCGTGGCGGCCGGCGTCGGCCTGCTGGTCGGTGTGATCCTGGGTCGTAAATAA
- a CDS encoding BON domain-containing protein: MNNLTSPTTVLSGLVLAMLVACASVDVAPPASVEMSDSTLTTNVRSSLANQPGLNPADIMVEAYDGEVRLSGFAASPEEAEKAVAAARSITGVKVVRNDMKVK, encoded by the coding sequence ATGAACAACCTGACTTCCCCGACTACTGTGCTGTCCGGCCTGGTGCTGGCGATGCTGGTGGCGTGCGCGTCCGTGGACGTAGCGCCGCCGGCCAGCGTGGAGATGAGCGACAGCACGCTGACCACCAACGTGCGCTCCAGCCTGGCCAACCAGCCCGGCCTGAATCCCGCCGACATCATGGTGGAAGCGTACGACGGTGAAGTGCGCCTGTCCGGCTTCGCCGCCAGCCCCGAAGAGGCGGAGAAGGCGGTGGCGGCGGCACGCAGCATCACGGGCGTGAAGGTCGTCAGGAACGACATGAAGGTGAAGTGA
- a CDS encoding patatin-like phospholipase family protein, with protein MRVVLVLQGGGALGAYQAGVYQALHEHGLAPDWVVGTSIGAINAALLAGNRQEDRLQRIREFWDRMSQRDPYNPRWMTEAQRRQNIRLSTLHAMVSGIRGFFRPRPFSPFGLGLQVPAEQASFYDTEELAATLNELVDFDVLNSPEGMRLTVNALRVSTGGLVSFDSLDPGRITADHIRASGALPPGFAAVRIDGELYWDGGLYSNTPLQTVLDDTHRPVDTLCFMVDLWSAQGPEPDTFEEVQTRQKDVTFASRSQRHLDDYVKVRRLQQKLRELYASMPPAQRTAQHARDLANLGCDTTLHVVRIPYAGHDWHMPLKDINFSQGSVEWRWSQGYADAQRAIGAAGWLAFVSEDTPLVVHELPPLPDSPAAGAQQLPLGPEEAAR; from the coding sequence ATGCGCGTCGTGCTCGTGCTGCAGGGTGGCGGGGCGCTGGGTGCCTACCAGGCCGGGGTGTACCAGGCGCTGCACGAACACGGCCTGGCGCCGGACTGGGTCGTGGGCACCTCGATCGGCGCGATCAATGCCGCGCTCCTGGCCGGCAACCGGCAGGAAGACCGGCTGCAGCGCATCCGGGAATTCTGGGACCGCATGTCGCAGCGCGATCCCTACAATCCCCGGTGGATGACCGAGGCGCAGCGGCGCCAGAATATCCGGCTGTCGACGCTGCACGCGATGGTGTCCGGCATCCGCGGCTTCTTCCGGCCGCGGCCGTTCAGTCCGTTCGGGCTGGGCTTGCAGGTGCCCGCCGAGCAGGCCAGTTTCTATGACACCGAGGAGCTGGCGGCCACGCTGAACGAACTGGTCGATTTCGATGTGCTGAACAGCCCGGAGGGCATGCGCCTCACCGTCAATGCGCTGCGCGTCTCGACTGGCGGCCTGGTCAGCTTCGACAGCCTCGATCCGGGGCGCATCACCGCCGACCACATCCGCGCCAGCGGGGCACTGCCGCCCGGTTTCGCGGCGGTGCGCATCGATGGCGAGCTGTACTGGGATGGCGGCCTGTATTCGAATACGCCGCTGCAGACCGTGCTGGACGACACGCACCGGCCGGTCGATACGCTGTGCTTCATGGTCGACCTGTGGAGCGCGCAAGGGCCGGAGCCCGACACGTTCGAGGAAGTGCAGACGCGGCAGAAGGACGTGACCTTCGCCTCCCGCTCGCAGCGCCATCTCGACGACTACGTCAAGGTGCGCCGCCTGCAGCAAAAGCTGCGCGAGCTGTACGCTTCGATGCCGCCGGCGCAACGCACTGCGCAGCACGCGCGCGACCTCGCCAATCTCGGCTGCGACACGACGCTGCACGTGGTGCGCATTCCCTATGCCGGCCACGACTGGCACATGCCGCTGAAGGACATCAATTTCTCGCAAGGATCCGTGGAGTGGCGCTGGAGCCAGGGCTATGCCGATGCGCAGCGTGCCATCGGGGCGGCGGGCTGGCTCGCCTTCGTCTCGGAAGATACGCCGCTGGTGGTGCACGAGCTGCCGCCATTGCCGGATTCGCCGGCCGCGGGCGCGCAGCAGCTGCCGCTTGGTCCCGAGGAAGCGGCGCGCTGA
- a CDS encoding DUF4398 domain-containing protein: MSPRYTLPMLCAVAALLSACATEKAPATADVAVSRAAVENAAQAGAAELAPAELLAAREKVQQASRALADKDYKLARDLAQQAEADAKLAQSKATSAKATDAANAVQDNVRVLREELDRANSANQ, encoded by the coding sequence ATGAGCCCTCGTTATACCCTGCCGATGCTGTGCGCCGTCGCGGCCCTGCTGTCGGCATGCGCCACCGAAAAAGCCCCGGCCACCGCCGACGTTGCCGTGTCGCGCGCCGCCGTTGAAAACGCCGCCCAGGCGGGTGCCGCCGAACTGGCGCCTGCCGAACTGCTGGCTGCCCGCGAGAAGGTGCAGCAGGCCAGCCGCGCGCTGGCCGACAAGGACTACAAGCTGGCACGCGACCTGGCCCAGCAAGCCGAGGCGGATGCCAAGCTGGCCCAGAGCAAGGCCACGTCCGCCAAGGCCACCGATGCCGCCAACGCGGTGCAGGACAACGTTCGCGTGCTGCGCGAAGAACTCGACCGCGCCAACAGCGCCAACCAGTAA
- a CDS encoding glycine zipper 2TM domain-containing protein — translation MKPTHALSAAMVAVTLLTAGCASNQPTSTNYSTQADASTYGTIENIQVVRVDPATSGAGAVAGGLVGALVGNQIGSGGGRTAATAAGAIGGAVVGNQIESNRNAPHDMYQISIRLDNGDYRTVNQDNAYDLRVGSRVRMVDGRVYRY, via the coding sequence ATGAAACCAACTCACGCCTTGAGCGCAGCGATGGTCGCGGTCACTCTGCTGACCGCGGGTTGCGCCAGTAATCAACCGACCAGCACCAACTACTCGACCCAGGCCGATGCATCCACCTACGGCACGATCGAGAATATCCAGGTCGTACGCGTGGATCCCGCCACCAGTGGTGCAGGGGCGGTCGCGGGCGGCCTGGTCGGGGCCCTCGTGGGCAACCAGATCGGATCGGGAGGCGGCCGCACCGCGGCCACGGCGGCCGGCGCGATCGGCGGGGCCGTCGTCGGCAACCAGATCGAATCGAACCGCAATGCCCCGCACGACATGTACCAGATCAGCATCCGCCTGGATAACGGCGACTACCGCACCGTGAACCAGGACAACGCTTACGACCTGCGCGTGGGCAGCCGCGTGCGGATGGTCGACGGCCGCGTCTACCGCTACTGA